One segment of Scleropages formosus chromosome 23, fSclFor1.1, whole genome shotgun sequence DNA contains the following:
- the gmeb1 gene encoding glucocorticoid modulatory element-binding protein 1 produces MANADITVSMGDVVVVKASAEEGCPASSSKAQVVLQLQPISQGMCEETGETDAAAVALETNQGAAPAQDEEVEFGYPITCGESKAVLIFKKFVCPGINVKCVKYNNQMISPKQFVHLSGKATLKDWKRAIRLGGVMLRKMMDSGQIDFYQHDTVCTNTCRSTKFDLLISNTRCPLQGTDVPVPINPQGNGGQTEGRVSVEDERPEETAATAEWSSGTVSIANEAEAKKETDSISEETLNFWKGISDVGLIGEVVTNIRGKLLDTLRGLQLRTVQAEPLESDMAVLTNLAQVFGLLDTVKRTLENRRQQMDLSQDQVQSTLTGLEQQLEEQKKQARDWLARTQVLQCVPLSSPSASKPPSKRPRLQRPVSAAMLTTGMQSAPQFTVLSPMTFSSLGQPLAVTGLPLAQPTGTVTLHPLPAGSQLVTRYTATGASACKADTVTLHPSSTLTLLSTAAVQDSGQLGALVSPVELVHLAEEDRDAGDAEKTESGDRGVVERPVLIQESTEEEAEDESQMHTTVIEIDPAPGDHVTEAMELQLTGEMVGDDDGAVVVQGEMEMVETVQEASGVLVHGDVVEVEEVGEGESLLVHGAMEEVEGGANVVLREDTEEVESETSVVFQGHVEEVEGGASVVLQGHEEQVEGGANMVLHGNMEEVEGGASMVLRGGMEQVSGLQVEQQGQLHRVQIVVIENDVHKQRETK; encoded by the exons ATGGCGAATGCAGACATCACGGTGTCCatgggggacgtggtggtggtCAAGGCATCCGCAGAGGAAGGCTGCCCAGCCAGCAGCTCCAAGGCTCAGGTCGTCCTTCAGCTACAGCCCATATCTCAGGG GATGTGTGAGGAAACTGGCGAAACGGACGCTGCGGCGGTCGCGTTGGAAACAAACCAGG GAGCAGCTCCAGCCCAAGATGAGGAGGTGGAGTTTGGCTATCCCATCACATGTGGCGAGAGTAAGGCCGTGCTGATCTTTAAGAAGTTTGTGTGCCCCGGGATCAATGTCAAATGTGTGAAG TACAACAACCAGATGATCAGCCCCAAGCAGTTTGTACACCTCTCTGGGAAGGCGACCCTCAAGGACTGGAAAAGAGCCATTCGCCTGGGAGGAGTCATGCTCAG GAAGATGATGGACTCGGGCCAGATTGACTTTTACCAGCACGACACCGTGTGCACCAACACCTGCCGCAGCACCAAGTTCGACCTGCTCATCAGTAACACtcgctgccccctgcagggcaCAGATGTGCCGGTGCCCATCAACCCACAAG GAAACGGGGGTCAGACGGAAGGACGGGTCAGCGTGGAGGACGAGAGGCCAGAGGAGACAGCAGCCACGGCAGAGTGGAGCTCTGGCACCGTATCCATAGCGAACGAAGCGGAAGCCAAGAAGGAGACGGACAGCATCTCTG AGGAGACCCTAAACTTCTGGAAGGGCATCTCAGACGTGGGTCTCATAGGGGAGGTGGTTACCAACATCCGCGGCAAACTGCTGGACACGCTGAGGGGGCTGCAGCTGCGCACTGTGCAGGCAGAGCCCCTGGAATCTG ACATGGCAGTGCTGACCAACCTGGCCCAGGTGTTTGGACTTCTGGACACAGTGAAACGCACTCTGGAGAACCGCCGCCAGCAAATGGACCTGAGCCAGGATCAGGTCCAAAGCACACTAACGG GCCTggaacagcagctggaggagcagaagaAGCAGGCACGTGATTGGTTGGCCCGCACACAGGTCCTGCAGTGTGTGCCTCTCTCCTCCCCAAGTGCCTCCAAGCCGCCATCGAAGCGGCCACGGCTGCAGCGACCGGTTTCGGCCGCCATGCTGACCACGGGCATGCAGTCTGCCCCGCAGTTCACCGTCCTCTCCCCCATGACCTTCTCGTCCCTGGGCCAGCCGCTCGCCGTGACTGGCCTGCCGCTCGCCCAGCCGACTGGCACGGTCACCCTGCATCCGCTGCCCGCCGGCTCCCAGCTGGTCACCCGCTACACGGCCACCGGCGCCTCGGCCTGCAAGGCTGACACAGTCACGCTGCACCCCTCGTCCACGCTGACCCTGCTCAGCACTGCTGCGGTGCAGGACTCCGGCCAGCTGGGGGCGCTGGTGAGCCCGGTGGAGCTCGTTCACCTGGCGGAAGAAGACAGGGATGCTGGAGATGCAGAGAAGACAGAGTCAGGGGACAGAGGGGTTGTGGAGAGGCCAGTTCTTATCCAGGAGAGCACagaggaggaggcagaagaTGAGAGCCAGATGCATACTACGGTCATTGAGATTGACCCCGCCCCAGGGGATCATGTGACTGAAGCTATGGAGTTGCAGCTCACAGGTGAGATGGTGGGCGATGACGATGGTGCCGTGGTTGTGCAAGGAGAAATGGAGATGGTGGAGACGGTCCAGGAAGCTTCCGGTGTATTGGTCCACGGTGATGTGGTGGAAGTGGAGGAAGTAGGAGAAGGGGAAAGTTTGCTTGTGCACGGAGCGATGGAGGAAGTGGAAGGTGGAGCCAATGTGGTCCTCCGTGAAGACACGGAGGAAGTGGAAAGCGAAACCAGTGTGGTCTTTCAAGGTCACGTAGAGGAAGTGGAAGGCGGAGCCAGCGTGGTCCTTCAAGGACATGAAGAGCAAGTGGAAGGTGGAGCCAACATGGTCCTACATGGAAACATGGAGGAAGTGGAGGGTGGAGCCAGCATGGTCCTTCGTGGAGGCATGGAGCAGGTGAGCGGACTGCAAGTGGAGCAGCAGGGGCAGCTTCACAGGGTGCAGATCGTGGTCATTGAGAACGACGTTCACAAGCAGCGGGAGACTAAGTGA